Proteins from one Salmonella bongori NCTC 12419 genomic window:
- the btsT gene encoding pyruvate/proton symporter BtsT has protein sequence MDTKKIFKHIPWVILGIIGAFCLSVVALRRGEHVSALWIVVASVSVYLVAYRYYSLYIAQKVMKLDPTRATPAVINNDGLNYVPTNRYVLFGHHFAAIAGAGPLVGPVLAAQMGYLPGTLWLLAGVVLAGAVQDFMVLFISSRRNGASLGEMIKEEMGTVPGTIALFGCFLIMIIILAVLALIVVKALAESPWGVFTVCSTVPIALFMGIYMRFIRPGRVGEVSVIGIVLLVASIYFGGVIAHDPYWGPALTFKDTTITFALIGYAFVSALLPVWLILAPRDYLATFLKIGVIVGLALGIVILNPELKMPAMTQYIDGTGPLWKGALFPFLFITIACGAVSGFHALISSGTTPKLLACETDARFIGYGAMLMESFVAIMALVAASIIEPGLYFAMNTPPAGLGITMPNLHEMGGENAPLIMAQLKDVTAHAAATVSSWGFVISPEQILQTAKDIGEPSVLNRAGGAPTLAVGIAHVFHKVLPMADMGFWYHFGILFEALFILTALDAGTRSGRFMLQDLLGNFVPFLKKTDSLVAGIIGTAGCVGLWGYLLYQGVVDPLGGVKSLWPLFGISNQMLAAVALVLGTVVLIKMKRTKYIWVTVVPAVWLLICTTWALGLKLFSDNPQMEGFFYMANVYKEKIANGGELTAQQIANMNHIVINNYTNAGLSILFLVVVYSIIFYGFKTWLKVRNVDKRTDKETPYVPVPEGGVKTSSHH, from the coding sequence ATGGATACGAAAAAGATATTCAAGCACATACCCTGGGTGATTCTTGGAATCATCGGGGCATTCTGCCTCTCGGTCGTCGCCCTACGTCGGGGTGAGCACGTCAGCGCCCTGTGGATCGTGGTCGCTTCCGTGTCGGTGTATCTGGTGGCTTACCGCTACTACAGTCTGTATATCGCGCAAAAGGTCATGAAACTCGACCCGACGCGCGCCACGCCGGCGGTCATTAATAACGACGGCCTGAACTATGTGCCGACCAACCGCTACGTGCTGTTTGGTCACCACTTCGCGGCGATTGCTGGCGCAGGCCCGCTGGTAGGGCCGGTTCTGGCTGCGCAAATGGGTTACCTGCCGGGTACCCTGTGGCTGCTGGCGGGCGTGGTGCTGGCCGGCGCGGTGCAGGACTTCATGGTACTGTTTATCTCATCTCGCCGTAACGGCGCGTCTCTCGGTGAGATGATCAAAGAAGAGATGGGCACCGTACCGGGTACCATCGCGCTATTTGGCTGCTTCTTAATCATGATCATCATCCTCGCGGTACTGGCGCTGATCGTGGTAAAAGCGCTGGCTGAAAGTCCGTGGGGTGTCTTTACCGTCTGCTCAACGGTGCCGATTGCGCTGTTCATGGGTATTTACATGCGCTTTATCCGCCCGGGCCGGGTCGGTGAAGTGTCGGTGATTGGTATCGTGCTGCTGGTAGCGTCTATTTATTTCGGCGGTGTGATTGCCCACGACCCTTACTGGGGCCCGGCGCTAACCTTTAAAGACACCACGATTACCTTCGCGCTGATTGGCTATGCGTTTGTTTCCGCGCTGCTGCCGGTATGGCTGATCCTCGCCCCGCGCGACTATCTGGCCACCTTCCTGAAAATCGGCGTTATTGTCGGCCTGGCGCTGGGGATTGTGATCCTCAACCCGGAACTGAAAATGCCGGCCATGACCCAGTATATTGACGGTACCGGTCCACTGTGGAAAGGCGCTCTGTTCCCGTTCCTGTTTATCACCATCGCCTGTGGCGCGGTATCTGGCTTCCACGCGCTCATCTCTTCCGGCACTACGCCGAAACTGCTGGCCTGTGAAACCGACGCGCGTTTCATCGGCTACGGCGCGATGCTGATGGAGTCTTTCGTGGCGATTATGGCGCTGGTGGCGGCCTCGATCATTGAACCGGGTCTGTACTTCGCAATGAACACGCCGCCGGCGGGACTTGGCATCACTATGCCGAACCTGCATGAAATGGGCGGAGAGAACGCGCCGCTGATTATGGCGCAACTGAAGGACGTTACCGCACATGCGGCGGCGACCGTCAGTTCCTGGGGCTTCGTGATTTCGCCTGAGCAGATCCTGCAAACCGCGAAAGACATCGGTGAACCGTCCGTACTGAACCGCGCAGGTGGCGCACCGACGCTGGCGGTGGGTATCGCGCACGTGTTCCACAAAGTCCTGCCGATGGCGGACATGGGCTTCTGGTATCACTTCGGTATTCTGTTTGAAGCGCTGTTCATCCTGACCGCGCTGGATGCCGGTACCCGTTCCGGTCGCTTTATGCTGCAAGATCTGCTGGGCAACTTTGTCCCGTTCCTGAAAAAAACCGACTCTCTGGTTGCCGGTATTATCGGTACGGCAGGCTGTGTCGGCCTGTGGGGTTATCTGCTCTATCAGGGCGTGGTTGACCCACTGGGCGGCGTGAAGAGCCTGTGGCCGCTGTTCGGTATCTCTAACCAGATGCTGGCCGCCGTAGCGCTGGTTCTGGGCACCGTAGTATTGATCAAAATGAAGCGCACTAAATACATCTGGGTGACGGTAGTCCCGGCGGTATGGCTGCTGATCTGCACCACCTGGGCACTGGGTCTGAAACTGTTCAGCGACAACCCGCAGATGGAAGGCTTCTTCTACATGGCAAACGTGTATAAAGAGAAGATCGCCAACGGTGGTGAACTCACGGCACAGCAAATTGCCAACATGAACCATATTGTTATCAACAACTACACCAACGCGGGTCTGAGTATTCTGTTCCTGGTGGTGGTGTACAGCATCATCTTCTACGGCTTTAAAACCTGGCTGAAGGTGCGCAACGTTGATAAACGCACCGATAAAGAGACACCGTACGTGCCGGTTCCTGAAGGCGGCGTGAAGACCTCTTCGCACCACTAA
- the tsr gene encoding methyl-accepting chemotaxis protein: MLKRIKIVTSLLLVLALFGLLQLTSGGLFFNSLKNDKENFTVLQTIRQQQSALNATWVELLQTRNTLNRAGIRWMMDQSNIGSGATVAELMQGAKNALKLTEKNWAQYEALPRDPRQSEAAFLEIKRTYDIYHGALAELIQLLGAGKINEFFDQPTQSYQDAFEKQYMAYMQQNDRLYDIAVEDNNSSYNQAMWVLVSVLIAVLVVIVAVWFGIKLSLIAPMNRLIESIRHIASGDLVKRIDVEGSNEMGQLADNLRHMQSELVRTVGDVRNGANAIYSGASEIAMGNNDLSSRTEQQAASLEETAASMEQLTATVKQNAENARQASHLALSASETAQKGGKVVDNVVQTMRDIASSSQKIADIISVIDGIAFQTNILALNAAVEAARAGEQGRGFAVVAGEVRNLAQRSAQAAREIKSLIEDSVSRVDVGSTLVESAGETMDEIVNAVTRVTDIMGEIASASDEQSRGIDQVGLAVAEMDRVTQQNASLVEESAAAAAALEEQASRLTQAVAVFRIQQEQQRAREVAAIKTTAAVQPRKAAVADGSDNWETF; encoded by the coding sequence ATGTTAAAGCGAATTAAAATTGTCACCAGCTTACTGCTGGTATTGGCGTTATTTGGCCTTTTACAACTGACATCAGGCGGGTTGTTCTTCAACTCGCTGAAAAACGACAAAGAAAACTTCACTGTACTGCAAACCATTCGCCAGCAGCAGTCTGCCCTGAATGCAACCTGGGTGGAGCTATTGCAAACGCGTAATACCCTGAACCGCGCGGGCATTCGCTGGATGATGGATCAGAGCAATATTGGCAGCGGCGCAACGGTCGCTGAACTGATGCAGGGGGCAAAAAATGCTCTGAAGCTGACGGAAAAAAACTGGGCGCAGTATGAGGCGTTACCGCGCGATCCACGTCAGAGTGAAGCGGCTTTCCTTGAGATCAAACGAACCTATGATATCTATCACGGCGCGTTAGCGGAGCTGATTCAACTGCTGGGTGCGGGTAAGATCAATGAGTTCTTCGATCAGCCAACCCAAAGCTATCAGGACGCTTTTGAGAAACAGTACATGGCTTATATGCAGCAAAACGATCGTCTGTACGATATTGCTGTTGAGGACAATAACAGTTCTTACAACCAGGCCATGTGGGTACTGGTCAGTGTGCTGATAGCGGTTCTGGTCGTTATTGTCGCCGTCTGGTTCGGCATCAAACTGTCGCTTATCGCGCCGATGAATCGTCTGATCGAAAGCATTCGCCATATTGCCAGCGGCGATCTGGTGAAACGCATTGATGTGGAAGGCTCTAACGAAATGGGGCAACTGGCGGACAATCTGCGTCATATGCAGAGCGAACTGGTGCGTACCGTGGGCGATGTGCGCAATGGCGCGAACGCAATTTACAGCGGTGCCAGCGAGATTGCGATGGGCAACAACGATCTCTCTTCCCGTACTGAACAGCAGGCCGCGTCTCTGGAAGAGACCGCCGCCAGCATGGAGCAACTGACCGCGACCGTGAAGCAGAACGCCGAAAACGCGCGTCAGGCCAGTCATCTGGCGTTGAGTGCGTCAGAAACCGCGCAGAAAGGTGGTAAAGTAGTGGATAACGTGGTGCAGACCATGCGTGACATCGCCTCCAGTTCTCAGAAAATCGCGGATATTATCAGTGTTATTGACGGTATTGCTTTCCAGACTAATATCCTGGCGCTCAATGCGGCGGTAGAAGCGGCGCGTGCGGGCGAGCAGGGGCGCGGATTTGCGGTAGTCGCGGGGGAAGTCCGTAACCTGGCCCAACGTAGCGCCCAGGCGGCGCGTGAGATTAAGAGCCTGATCGAAGACTCCGTGAGCCGCGTTGATGTGGGTTCCACGCTGGTCGAAAGCGCCGGTGAAACCATGGATGAAATCGTTAACGCCGTCACCCGCGTGACCGATATCATGGGTGAGATTGCGTCGGCGTCTGACGAGCAGAGCCGTGGTATCGACCAGGTGGGCCTGGCGGTAGCGGAGATGGATCGCGTAACACAGCAGAACGCCTCGCTGGTGGAAGAGTCCGCCGCTGCGGCGGCGGCGCTGGAAGAACAGGCCAGCCGTTTGACCCAGGCCGTCGCGGTGTTCCGTATTCAACAGGAGCAGCAGCGCGCACGTGAGGTTGCCGCGATAAAAACTACGGCAGCCGTACAGCCGCGCAAAGCCGCCGTGGCCGACGGCAGCGATAATTGGGAAACGTTTTAA